The Spirosoma foliorum genome has a window encoding:
- a CDS encoding zf-HC2 domain-containing protein yields MEKLPINCEQTTNQLTDWLSNQLPDAERVSLEAHLAQCPACQAEADSTRQLWQLMGNLPTPEPSPMARVRFQAMLDTYKETVTTEQENPFNQLLTKLRQLWAPQYTLRLAYSLVLLSVGLAGGYWLNHANSPTVAYKQQIDTLSTQVQEMRQMMMLSLLENPSASERLRAVSYTEDINQVDGKVVEALLTTLNNDDNVNVRLVTLEALAKLANNARVREGLVQSITQQESPLVQSALADVMVKLQEKRSVKPLRQLLRDDNLNHLVKGKIEQSIRDLS; encoded by the coding sequence ATGGAAAAACTGCCTATAAACTGTGAACAGACGACAAACCAGCTAACCGACTGGCTCAGCAACCAATTGCCGGACGCTGAGCGGGTAAGCCTGGAAGCACATCTGGCGCAGTGCCCAGCCTGCCAGGCCGAGGCCGATTCGACCCGGCAGCTTTGGCAACTTATGGGGAATTTGCCTACACCAGAACCGAGTCCAATGGCACGGGTTCGGTTTCAGGCCATGCTGGATACGTATAAGGAAACCGTTACAACAGAACAGGAAAACCCATTTAACCAGTTACTAACGAAACTGCGACAGCTTTGGGCTCCTCAATACACGTTGCGTTTGGCTTATAGTTTGGTTCTGTTAAGTGTTGGGCTGGCAGGTGGTTACTGGTTAAATCACGCCAACTCGCCAACCGTAGCGTATAAGCAACAGATTGATACGCTATCGACGCAGGTGCAGGAAATGCGCCAGATGATGATGCTCTCGTTGCTGGAAAATCCGTCGGCTTCTGAGCGACTTCGGGCGGTGAGCTATACGGAAGACATCAATCAGGTGGATGGAAAAGTTGTGGAGGCCTTATTGACAACCCTCAACAACGACGATAATGTGAATGTGCGCTTGGTGACGCTGGAAGCCCTCGCCAAACTGGCCAATAATGCCAGAGTGCGGGAAGGTCTGGTACAATCGATCACCCAACAGGAATCACCCTTAGTTCAGTCAGCGCTGGCCGATGTGATGGTGAAATTACAGGAGAAACGATCCGTGAAGCCCCTCCGACAACTGCTTCGGGACGACAACCTAAATCACTTAGTAAAAGGTAAAATTGAACAAAGTATCCGGGATTTATCCTAA
- a CDS encoding RNA polymerase sigma factor, which yields MLQVKAGNMDTMGLLFERYNRPLLGFLFHMTNQREASEDMVQTVFYRMLKYRHTFTGDGEFRSWMYHLARNVLADYSKQNKRSNHSYDLADVAEKIGGGPTADESVQKEQELDMLHRAMAKLSAENREVLVLSRFQELKYEEIARVLNTTEGAIKVRVHRAMNELKKIYLTIENGKTAYKL from the coding sequence ATGCTGCAGGTAAAGGCAGGCAATATGGACACGATGGGGCTGCTCTTCGAGCGGTACAATCGTCCCTTACTCGGCTTCCTTTTCCACATGACCAATCAGCGCGAAGCCAGCGAGGATATGGTACAAACGGTGTTCTACCGAATGCTCAAGTACCGACACACGTTCACCGGCGATGGCGAGTTTAGAAGTTGGATGTATCATCTGGCCCGAAACGTACTGGCCGATTATAGTAAACAGAACAAGCGTTCGAACCATAGCTACGATCTGGCTGATGTAGCCGAAAAGATTGGCGGTGGACCAACCGCCGATGAGTCGGTGCAGAAAGAGCAGGAACTGGATATGCTGCATCGGGCGATGGCGAAGTTAAGTGCCGAGAATCGGGAAGTATTGGTACTGAGCCGGTTTCAGGAATTGAAGTACGAGGAAATTGCACGGGTACTGAATACGACAGAGGGAGCGATAAAAGTACGGGTACACCGGGCAATGAACGAGTTAAAGAAAATTTATCTGACGATTGAGAATGGAAAAACTGCCTATAAACTGTGA
- a CDS encoding ABC transporter permease produces MLLNYLKIAFRNLSKNRVFSLINIAGLALGIAAFVLILEYISFEKSYNQFHQNLANTYRILLQHPDGKSDDYVPSAIATALKKQFSEVKAACRIASVQQGVVTVPETGSAQAVRSFRETNSLSADGDFFRIFSFPLVAGSSSLYQPNTVAISQTKAKAYFGAENPIGKILTLNSQFGKLPYTIVGVFADVPANSDLQFDIVYSLSTLDNEANRNGNDWVRLDRWEGSFSQTMILLDPQADPVAFEAKANQLISKARPKTAEITQLQPLTYIHLGDGLSDARPTSGKVGFVYMLGGIAFLILVIAWLNYINLSTAGALKRAKEVGVRKVVGANRGQIIGQFLGESLLLNVLGLGLAILLIALFQSPFNELIDKNLSLTSISQSPLWIVGAGAVLLGAIASGSYAAFALSRFPVISIVKNAFVRSGQGVRVRQTLVVFQFSISIVLMVATVVLYRQLAFMQSQDLGINVKQLLVIKGADVGADSARRAGKTTFRNELASLPYVNEYCNSGSVPGGWYNFNSDGVTRLNPVPGDEKKEYAFTYSDDRFLPTYGIKLVAGQNFTPDMCAKGTDANRVLINEKAVKSLGFASAQEAVGQKIKFGSELEVIGVIHDYHHQSLQQAIQPLIIYPGYPGSNYTIRLATDNMQAKIGDLEKLYKQLFPGNPFEYYFVDEHYNKQYQTEQQYSSIFSLASGLAILIACLGLFGLAAYATEQRTKEIGVRKVLGASVGSIITLLSGDFLKLVAVAILIASPIAGYAMNNWLQAFAYKIDIEWWMFALAGLLAVGIALLTVSLQSIKAALMNPVKSLRSE; encoded by the coding sequence ATGCTTCTCAACTACCTGAAAATCGCGTTTCGTAATCTGAGCAAAAACCGCGTGTTTTCGCTCATCAACATTGCGGGTCTGGCCCTCGGTATTGCGGCTTTCGTTCTGATTCTGGAATACATCAGTTTCGAAAAAAGCTACAATCAGTTTCATCAGAATCTGGCCAATACCTACCGCATTCTGTTACAACATCCAGATGGCAAATCCGATGATTACGTGCCATCGGCCATAGCAACAGCGCTGAAAAAGCAATTTAGCGAAGTGAAGGCCGCTTGCCGGATTGCCTCTGTTCAACAGGGTGTGGTTACGGTGCCCGAAACAGGAAGCGCACAGGCAGTACGGTCTTTCCGGGAGACGAACTCACTAAGTGCCGATGGCGATTTCTTCCGTATTTTCTCCTTTCCTCTGGTGGCGGGTTCGTCCTCGCTATACCAGCCAAACACAGTCGCTATTTCCCAGACCAAGGCCAAAGCCTATTTTGGTGCCGAAAATCCAATTGGCAAAATACTGACGCTGAATAGTCAGTTTGGCAAATTACCCTATACGATTGTGGGTGTTTTTGCCGACGTTCCGGCCAATTCCGATTTGCAGTTCGACATCGTCTATTCGCTCAGCACACTCGACAATGAAGCCAATCGAAACGGGAACGACTGGGTCCGATTAGACCGCTGGGAAGGCTCTTTTTCCCAAACAATGATCCTGCTCGACCCACAAGCCGACCCGGTTGCGTTCGAAGCCAAAGCGAATCAATTGATTTCGAAGGCGCGACCTAAAACGGCAGAAATCACGCAGTTACAACCCCTCACCTACATACACCTGGGAGATGGCCTGAGCGACGCCCGCCCAACCAGCGGTAAAGTTGGTTTTGTGTATATGCTTGGCGGTATTGCCTTTCTGATTCTGGTTATTGCCTGGCTTAACTACATCAACCTGTCGACAGCCGGGGCGCTAAAACGGGCTAAAGAAGTAGGTGTGCGTAAAGTAGTTGGCGCTAATCGGGGCCAAATCATCGGGCAATTTCTTGGCGAATCGTTACTACTGAATGTACTGGGTCTGGGATTGGCTATCCTGTTAATTGCCTTATTCCAAAGTCCATTCAACGAGTTAATTGACAAAAATTTATCACTGACCTCAATCAGTCAGAGTCCATTATGGATCGTTGGAGCGGGGGCCGTTCTGTTAGGTGCTATTGCCTCGGGTAGCTATGCGGCTTTCGCCCTATCCCGTTTTCCGGTTATCAGCATTGTGAAGAATGCATTTGTTCGGTCGGGACAGGGTGTTCGGGTACGGCAGACCCTCGTTGTTTTTCAATTCTCCATCTCCATAGTGCTGATGGTGGCCACGGTTGTTCTTTATCGGCAACTAGCCTTTATGCAGTCTCAAGATTTAGGCATCAACGTCAAGCAGTTGCTGGTTATTAAAGGTGCTGATGTAGGAGCCGATTCTGCCCGAAGAGCCGGAAAAACAACATTCCGCAATGAACTGGCCAGTCTGCCTTATGTTAATGAGTATTGTAATTCGGGAAGTGTACCGGGCGGCTGGTATAATTTTAATTCTGATGGCGTTACGCGATTAAATCCGGTGCCCGGTGATGAAAAGAAAGAGTATGCATTCACGTACAGCGATGATCGTTTTCTGCCAACCTACGGCATCAAACTGGTTGCCGGACAGAATTTCACACCTGACATGTGCGCCAAAGGAACGGATGCCAATCGGGTACTGATTAATGAAAAGGCTGTCAAATCACTTGGTTTCGCATCGGCCCAGGAGGCCGTAGGGCAGAAAATAAAATTTGGTAGCGAACTGGAAGTAATCGGCGTTATTCATGACTACCATCACCAGTCACTTCAACAAGCCATTCAGCCTCTGATTATTTACCCTGGCTACCCCGGCTCGAACTACACCATCCGATTGGCCACGGACAACATGCAGGCGAAGATTGGCGACCTGGAGAAACTTTATAAGCAACTCTTTCCCGGAAATCCGTTCGAGTATTATTTCGTCGACGAGCACTACAATAAACAGTATCAGACCGAACAGCAATACAGTTCTATTTTCAGTTTGGCTTCGGGTCTGGCTATTCTGATCGCCTGTCTGGGTTTGTTTGGTCTGGCCGCGTACGCAACAGAGCAACGCACCAAAGAGATCGGCGTTCGTAAAGTATTGGGCGCATCGGTCGGCAGTATCATTACGCTACTGTCCGGCGATTTTCTGAAACTAGTTGCGGTCGCTATCCTCATCGCATCGCCCATAGCCGGGTACGCTATGAACAATTGGCTCCAGGCATTCGCTTACAAAATCGACATCGAATGGTGGATGTTTGCCCTCGCCGGTTTGCTGGCTGTCGGCATTGCCTTATTGACGGTGAGCCTGCAGAGCATAAAAGCCGCGTTGATGAATCCGGTGAAATCATTACGAAGCGAGTAG
- a CDS encoding ABC transporter permease, with translation MLRSYFTIAYRNLIRNRTFSAINIVGLALGMASSLLISLWIQDELSIGTQYANGSNLYRIMENEIADGRIVTDEDMSGILSDELKRQFPEVVHAAGFSSKEGHILSVGTKIARQTGHFAGADWFKIYNIPLLAGTAATALNAPNKLAISRKLAEVYFGSPQAALGKSVRFDNKADFQVTAVFENLPATSLDQYDYLQNWELFLKHNPWLTGWENSGPGVRIELRPDADPAKVNAKLKAFLRGRNKDINATFDIQLFLQPETEAYLYSNFKNGVRAGGRIEYVRLFAIVAVFLLLIAGINFMNLATARSTKRAREVGVRKVIGAERSSLIGQFMGEALLLTTLALVLAVTLVSLLLPAFNLLTDKQLTLPTQHPYFWVLLAGLLLVTGSLAGSYPALFLSSLNPVRVLKGTLRFGSGVQLFRRGLVVFQFVLSMLMIVGTVVIYRQLQYIQTKNLGYDRENLISIPGQGELAHNYSMFKQELLGMAGIQAVTHSHTNLLQNGNTTDGVQWTGKNPTLAIQFNNTVVGYDYAKTLKLKLIRGRDFSPAFGTDSSNYLINQAAAKRIGYKDPVGQPLKFGDRPGKIVGLIEDFHFNSLHVPIRPLIIRLGETWGANNILIRTQPGQTKQALASIEAICRKINPKLPFTYSFVDDEFQKIYKSETVVGTLATLFACMAIFIACLGLFGLAAFTAEQRTKEIGVRKVLGASVASIVGLLSVDFVKLVLIAIVIASPLAWYVMQQWLQGFAYKIDVSWWIFALAGIVALGIALITISFQSIKAALMNPVKSLRSE, from the coding sequence ATGCTTCGCTCCTATTTCACCATCGCCTATCGGAATCTGATCCGAAACAGAACGTTCTCCGCTATTAATATTGTGGGGCTGGCGCTGGGTATGGCGTCCAGCCTGCTTATTTCCCTCTGGATTCAGGATGAGTTGAGCATTGGGACACAGTATGCCAATGGCAGCAATCTCTACAGGATCATGGAGAATGAAATTGCCGACGGGCGGATTGTCACGGATGAGGATATGTCAGGAATTTTGTCGGACGAACTCAAAAGGCAGTTTCCGGAGGTTGTTCACGCAGCAGGATTTTCATCAAAAGAAGGGCATATACTCAGCGTTGGGACTAAAATAGCCCGACAAACCGGGCATTTTGCAGGAGCAGACTGGTTCAAGATATACAACATTCCGTTGCTGGCTGGCACAGCGGCTACAGCCCTCAATGCGCCGAATAAGCTAGCTATTTCCCGAAAACTAGCTGAAGTTTATTTCGGTAGTCCTCAGGCAGCGCTGGGTAAATCGGTTCGATTCGACAACAAGGCCGATTTTCAGGTAACGGCGGTATTCGAGAATTTACCCGCCACCTCGCTCGATCAATACGATTATTTACAGAACTGGGAGCTTTTTCTAAAGCATAACCCCTGGCTCACAGGTTGGGAAAACAGCGGGCCTGGCGTTCGCATCGAACTCCGCCCAGATGCCGACCCAGCGAAAGTAAATGCGAAGCTTAAAGCATTCCTGAGAGGGCGAAATAAAGACATCAATGCTACGTTCGACATTCAGCTTTTTTTACAGCCAGAAACCGAAGCCTATCTCTATTCCAATTTCAAAAACGGCGTTCGCGCCGGGGGACGCATCGAATACGTACGGCTGTTTGCCATTGTGGCTGTATTTCTGCTGCTGATTGCTGGAATCAATTTTATGAATCTGGCCACGGCTCGCTCCACAAAACGAGCGCGGGAAGTGGGCGTCCGAAAAGTGATCGGGGCCGAGCGGTCATCACTGATTGGGCAGTTTATGGGCGAAGCCCTACTCCTAACAACTCTAGCGCTTGTGCTGGCTGTTACACTCGTAAGCCTACTCCTACCGGCATTCAATCTACTGACCGACAAACAGTTGACTCTTCCAACACAACACCCCTATTTCTGGGTGTTATTGGCCGGATTACTCCTGGTTACAGGCAGTTTGGCTGGTAGTTACCCCGCCCTGTTTCTGTCTTCACTCAACCCAGTTCGCGTACTGAAGGGAACCTTACGTTTTGGATCGGGCGTGCAGTTGTTCCGGCGAGGTTTGGTTGTTTTTCAGTTCGTCCTGTCCATGCTGATGATTGTGGGCACGGTGGTCATTTATCGGCAGCTTCAGTACATTCAAACAAAGAATTTAGGCTACGACCGTGAGAACTTAATTAGTATTCCTGGCCAGGGTGAGCTAGCCCATAACTACTCCATGTTTAAGCAGGAGCTACTCGGCATGGCTGGTATTCAGGCCGTTACTCATTCTCATACAAATCTGCTACAGAACGGAAATACGACCGATGGTGTGCAATGGACAGGAAAAAACCCAACCCTCGCCATTCAGTTCAACAATACGGTAGTTGGTTATGATTACGCCAAAACCCTGAAATTGAAGTTAATTCGGGGCCGCGACTTCTCTCCGGCTTTTGGTACCGATTCAAGCAATTACCTCATCAATCAGGCAGCCGCCAAACGGATTGGCTATAAAGATCCTGTTGGACAACCGCTTAAATTCGGCGATCGGCCCGGAAAGATTGTCGGGCTTATTGAAGACTTCCATTTTAACTCATTACACGTACCCATTCGCCCCCTCATCATTCGCCTGGGCGAGACTTGGGGAGCCAATAACATTTTGATACGTACCCAGCCCGGCCAGACAAAACAGGCCTTGGCCAGTATCGAGGCCATCTGTCGGAAAATCAATCCGAAACTTCCGTTTACCTATTCCTTTGTTGACGATGAATTTCAAAAAATCTACAAAAGCGAAACCGTTGTAGGTACGCTGGCCACATTGTTTGCCTGTATGGCCATTTTCATCGCTTGCCTGGGTCTGTTTGGACTGGCCGCTTTCACCGCCGAACAACGCACAAAAGAGATTGGCGTCCGTAAGGTGCTCGGTGCCTCGGTGGCCAGTATCGTGGGGTTACTTTCTGTAGACTTTGTCAAACTGGTGCTGATCGCCATCGTTATTGCCTCCCCCCTCGCCTGGTACGTCATGCAGCAATGGCTACAGGGGTTCGCCTATAAAATCGACGTATCGTGGTGGATTTTTGCCCTGGCGGGTATAGTAGCCCTGGGTATTGCCCTGATAACGATAAGCTTCCAAAGTATCAAAGCCGCCTTGATGAATCCGGTGAAGAGTTTGCGAAGTGAATAA
- a CDS encoding GIN domain-containing protein, translating to MNNLTKPGATTFFFLLVAFFVRAQTPANVLPSFDKVITSPHVSIVLVAGEQENIQLQYQNIDPEKVNYSVQNKTLSIYLDDARITVKNRKWKDGDMEFTRPIYDKSVKVTAYVTYKSLKSLQIRGEEEATCQSDLTSDSFKLKVYGQATVNLTGLTANKLKVSLYGENKVAIHSGKVARQQYRIYGENTLDTEKLIGELVSVHSYGDSQLNVYASNRIGVMAFGESDIKYAGDGNLRKLVIGEVKIHRAE from the coding sequence ATGAATAACTTAACCAAACCCGGAGCAACGACTTTTTTCTTCCTGCTAGTCGCCTTTTTCGTACGCGCGCAAACCCCGGCGAACGTTTTGCCATCGTTCGATAAGGTCATTACCAGTCCACACGTCAGTATCGTACTAGTTGCGGGCGAACAGGAAAATATTCAGCTGCAATACCAGAATATCGACCCCGAAAAGGTGAATTATTCTGTTCAGAATAAGACGTTGAGCATTTATCTCGATGACGCCCGCATTACAGTCAAAAATCGCAAATGGAAAGATGGCGATATGGAATTTACCCGACCGATTTATGACAAGAGCGTAAAAGTGACGGCTTACGTAACCTACAAAAGCCTAAAAAGTCTGCAAATCCGGGGCGAAGAAGAAGCCACTTGTCAGAGCGATTTGACTAGTGATTCGTTCAAACTGAAGGTCTACGGACAAGCCACGGTTAACCTGACAGGATTAACGGCCAATAAACTCAAAGTAAGTTTGTATGGCGAGAACAAAGTGGCAATCCATTCGGGTAAAGTAGCCAGACAACAATACCGCATTTATGGCGAGAATACGCTTGATACCGAGAAGCTGATTGGTGAGCTGGTTTCAGTTCATTCGTATGGCGACAGCCAGTTGAACGTGTACGCATCGAATCGAATTGGTGTTATGGCATTCGGCGAATCCGACATCAAGTATGCTGGCGATGGCAACCTGCGTAAACTGGTCATCGGCGAAGTAAAAATTCATCGAGCTGAATAA
- a CDS encoding ABC transporter permease, giving the protein MLGNYVKISVRTFWKNKLFSGLNVVGLGIGMAAVWLMVLYVADEWSYDRFHTNADRIVRVVHYAQWPGGNLKLAPTSAPFAAALKNDYPEVEKTVRFNTEGGGQITFNDKKMDVNNIFFTDPSVFDVFTFPFLYGDPASALTKPQSIVLTKSIAENLFGDASKAVGKVVEFSNHFPNTVTGVIEDVPTNSHLQFGALRSLPDNYTNGWQNFELYTYLLLTEGSNYKTLEAKLPGFYQKYLKKEMGEIDYRMELQPLTSIHLNSQLDYEISANGNARTVSIFAAVAALILLIACINYVNLYTARSLKRTREVGVRKAIGSFKWQLIGQFLTESILMTLLAGIVSVSLVAVALPYFNQMADKTLSLGNPLSTLLVVTVLSVCLGTLSGLYPALRLSGFRPVAALRGQVGNQSGSILFKQSLVIFQFVATVALIACSFIVYRQMRFVMHSDLGFNKEQVLTFHVDNADVRQRIDALKEALQRSPLVEGAAAASNPIGNNNIGANGMFFEQNGTIPPGTQVVQKFQIDSDYLKTLQIKLLSGRNFSESFKSDQMGAVLVNETLAKQFGWKEPIGKRVRYYIDDQKHSAEARVIGVVKDFHTYSLQHKIEPLVLQMPAPMDKDNIYVRIQAGKVAEALAYIQSVYHTFDPSATLDFHFLDENFSKQYKTEQKQGEILLTFTLLAVLIACLGLFGLAAFAAEQRTKEIGVRKVLGASVFSIVTMLSKDFVKLVLIAIVIASPLAWYAMSQWLQGFAYKADLSWWLFALAGLLAIVIALITVSFQSIKAALMNPVNSLRSE; this is encoded by the coding sequence ATGCTAGGTAATTACGTAAAGATTTCGGTTCGGACATTCTGGAAAAACAAACTGTTCAGTGGGCTCAATGTCGTTGGTCTGGGCATTGGCATGGCGGCTGTCTGGCTGATGGTACTCTATGTAGCCGATGAATGGAGCTACGACCGATTCCATACCAACGCCGACCGTATTGTTCGGGTGGTTCATTACGCACAATGGCCGGGTGGAAACCTCAAACTCGCTCCTACCTCAGCGCCTTTTGCCGCAGCCTTGAAAAATGATTACCCGGAAGTTGAAAAAACGGTTCGATTCAATACCGAAGGCGGTGGCCAGATTACGTTCAACGACAAAAAGATGGACGTCAACAACATCTTCTTTACCGACCCATCGGTGTTTGATGTGTTTACATTTCCGTTTCTGTACGGCGATCCGGCTTCGGCCTTGACTAAACCACAAAGCATTGTACTCACCAAAAGTATTGCTGAAAATCTGTTTGGCGATGCCAGCAAAGCCGTCGGTAAAGTTGTTGAGTTCAGCAACCATTTCCCAAATACGGTCACGGGTGTTATTGAAGATGTTCCGACCAATTCGCATTTGCAGTTCGGTGCTCTTCGCTCACTACCTGACAATTACACTAATGGTTGGCAGAACTTCGAACTCTATACCTATCTACTCCTAACTGAAGGCAGCAATTATAAAACACTGGAAGCCAAGCTCCCCGGCTTTTATCAGAAGTATCTAAAAAAAGAAATGGGTGAAATCGACTACCGAATGGAGCTTCAGCCGCTCACTTCCATTCATCTGAACTCACAGCTAGACTACGAAATAAGTGCGAATGGTAATGCTCGTACAGTCTCCATTTTTGCTGCCGTGGCTGCCCTGATTTTACTGATTGCCTGTATCAACTACGTGAATTTATACACGGCCCGCTCCCTCAAACGCACCCGCGAAGTGGGCGTTCGGAAGGCGATTGGCTCGTTTAAATGGCAGCTCATTGGGCAGTTCCTGACAGAGTCGATACTCATGACCTTGCTGGCGGGTATCGTTAGCGTGAGTCTGGTTGCTGTAGCCTTACCGTACTTTAATCAAATGGCCGATAAAACGCTATCGCTTGGTAATCCGCTCAGTACGCTGCTGGTTGTAACCGTGCTCTCGGTATGTCTGGGTACGCTAAGTGGGCTTTACCCAGCCTTGCGTCTATCAGGGTTCCGACCCGTTGCAGCTCTGCGTGGGCAGGTCGGCAATCAATCGGGAAGTATTCTGTTCAAGCAGTCGCTGGTGATTTTTCAGTTCGTGGCCACAGTGGCGCTGATCGCCTGTTCGTTCATTGTGTACCGGCAAATGCGGTTTGTGATGCACAGCGATCTGGGCTTCAATAAAGAGCAGGTGCTTACTTTTCATGTTGATAATGCAGACGTTCGCCAGCGTATCGACGCCCTCAAAGAAGCCCTGCAACGAAGCCCGTTAGTCGAAGGAGCAGCAGCAGCCAGCAACCCAATTGGCAACAATAATATAGGGGCGAACGGAATGTTCTTCGAGCAAAATGGCACGATACCGCCCGGTACGCAGGTTGTCCAGAAATTTCAGATTGACTCAGACTACCTTAAGACCCTGCAAATCAAACTCCTCAGTGGCCGAAATTTCTCGGAATCGTTTAAAAGTGACCAGATGGGTGCCGTACTCGTCAACGAAACTCTGGCCAAACAATTTGGCTGGAAAGAGCCTATTGGCAAACGTGTTCGTTATTACATAGACGATCAAAAGCATTCTGCCGAAGCCCGTGTCATTGGTGTGGTGAAGGATTTCCATACCTACTCACTCCAGCACAAAATTGAGCCGCTGGTACTGCAGATGCCCGCTCCAATGGATAAAGACAACATATACGTCCGCATTCAGGCGGGGAAAGTAGCTGAAGCACTGGCCTATATTCAGTCGGTATACCACACCTTCGATCCGAGTGCTACACTGGATTTTCATTTTCTGGATGAGAACTTCTCAAAGCAATACAAAACCGAACAGAAACAGGGCGAAATCTTACTAACCTTCACGTTGCTGGCTGTATTGATTGCGTGTCTGGGACTGTTTGGGCTGGCCGCTTTTGCCGCCGAACAACGCACTAAGGAAATTGGCGTTCGGAAAGTGCTGGGCGCATCCGTTTTCAGTATTGTCACCATGCTTTCTAAAGATTTTGTCAAACTGGTACTGATTGCCATTGTCATTGCCTCGCCCCTCGCATGGTATGCCATGAGTCAGTGGTTACAGGGATTTGCGTACAAGGCCGACCTTAGCTGGTGGTTATTCGCGTTGGCAGGTCTGCTGGCGATTGTTATTGCCCTAATTACGGTCAGTTTCCAAAGTATCAAAGCTGCCCTGATGAACCCAGTCAATAGTTTGCGAAGCGAATAA